A stretch of the Vibrio aphrogenes genome encodes the following:
- the malF gene encoding maltose ABC transporter permease MalF, producing MSSHAAALSESRPFPWLKTAVLSAIGLLNGYAIVLMYARGEFAFALLTLVLASMGIYVFSRKRTYAHRYIYPGVAGMVLFIIFPLIYTIGLAFTNYSGANQLSFQRAQGVLLEQSFQSGESYKFELRQYDDVYSIALQQGDHWLASQPISLSDDSVKQLQGHIALMPVSELPGKKAPLKEVIKHRAVLSQLAVETPEGVDLIMSGLRKFAQVKPLYHLDADGETLVNNQTEQVLKPNHEIGYYQAVDADGQFIGEPITPGFIVNIGFDNFTRIFSDPGIQGPFFKIFVWTVVFAAATVALTLGLGVILAQIVSWEALKGRGVYRVLLILPYAVPAFISILIFKGLFNQSFGEINQLLQGLFGLSPAWFTDPFLAKTMIIIVNTWLGYPYMMILAMGMLKAIPDDLYEASAMDGAGPIDNFMKITLPLLVKPMVPLLIASFAFNFNNFVLIQLLTNGAPDMIGTSVPAGHTDLLVSYTYRIAFEGAGGQDFGLAGAIATLIFLLVGGLSLLNMKFTKLETE from the coding sequence ATGTCTTCTCATGCGGCGGCTTTATCTGAGTCACGCCCATTTCCTTGGTTAAAAACGGCGGTTCTCTCGGCGATTGGTCTATTAAATGGCTATGCGATTGTCTTGATGTACGCTCGTGGTGAGTTTGCCTTTGCCTTGCTGACCTTGGTGTTGGCCTCCATGGGGATTTACGTTTTTTCACGTAAACGCACTTACGCACACCGTTATATTTATCCTGGTGTGGCAGGGATGGTGCTGTTCATTATTTTTCCTCTTATTTACACCATTGGCTTAGCCTTTACCAACTACAGTGGTGCGAACCAATTGAGCTTTCAGCGAGCGCAAGGGGTTTTGTTAGAGCAAAGCTTTCAAAGTGGTGAGAGTTACAAATTTGAACTACGCCAATATGATGATGTGTATTCGATTGCTCTGCAACAAGGTGACCATTGGTTAGCCTCTCAACCGATTTCTTTGTCTGACGATTCAGTTAAGCAATTACAAGGGCACATTGCCTTAATGCCGGTCAGTGAACTACCCGGCAAAAAAGCGCCCTTGAAAGAGGTGATTAAACATCGTGCCGTATTGAGTCAATTGGCAGTTGAAACGCCCGAGGGTGTGGATTTGATTATGTCTGGGTTGCGTAAGTTTGCTCAGGTGAAACCGCTATATCATTTAGATGCTGATGGTGAAACCTTAGTTAACAATCAGACTGAACAAGTCCTGAAACCTAATCACGAGATTGGTTATTATCAAGCGGTGGATGCCGATGGGCAGTTTATTGGTGAGCCCATCACCCCAGGATTTATCGTTAACATTGGTTTTGATAACTTTACTCGTATTTTCAGTGACCCAGGGATCCAAGGACCATTCTTTAAGATCTTCGTTTGGACTGTGGTCTTTGCCGCGGCAACGGTTGCGCTTACTCTCGGTCTAGGGGTAATTTTAGCGCAAATCGTGTCTTGGGAAGCGTTGAAAGGCCGTGGCGTTTACCGTGTATTGCTTATCTTGCCGTATGCGGTGCCGGCATTCATTTCCATCTTGATATTCAAAGGTCTCTTTAACCAAAGTTTTGGTGAGATCAACCAATTATTGCAAGGCTTGTTCGGTTTAAGCCCGGCTTGGTTTACCGACCCGTTCCTTGCTAAAACCATGATCATTATTGTCAATACTTGGCTAGGTTACCCATACATGATGATCTTAGCGATGGGGATGTTAAAAGCGATTCCTGATGATTTGTATGAAGCATCCGCAATGGATGGCGCAGGCCCGATTGATAACTTTATGAAAATTACCCTGCCGTTATTGGTTAAACCTATGGTGCCGTTATTAATTGCCAGTTTTGCCTTTAACTTCAACAACTTTGTACTGATTCAACTATTAACCAACGGTGCGCCAGATATGATTGGCACCAGTGTTCCTGCCGGTCATACCGATTTATTAGTGAGCTACACCTACCGTATTGCGTTTGAAGGCGCAGGTGGTCAAGACTTCGGCCTAGCCGGTGCGATTGCAACCTTAATCTTCTTATTAGTGGGCGGCTTATCGCTACTGAATATGAAGTTCACTAAGTTAGAAACAGAATAA
- the malG gene encoding maltose ABC transporter permease MalG: MAMVQPKSLKYRVWVTHIGMWVFLALMMFPLLMVIAISFREGNYAAGDLIPRNPSLEHWKLALGFDVVHADGTVTKPPFPVLLWLWNSVKVAGLTAIGIVVLSTTCAYAFARMKFKGKTVILRSMLIFQMFPAVLALVALYALFDRLGTYVPFLGLNTHGGVVFAYMGGIALHVWTIKGYFESIDNSLEEAAALDGATPWQAFRLVLLPLSVPILAVVFILSFIAAVTEVPVASLLLRDVDSYTLAVGMQQYLYPQNYLWGDFAAAAVLSALPITIVFLLAQKFLVGGLTAGGVKG, from the coding sequence ATGGCTATGGTTCAACCTAAATCTTTGAAGTACCGTGTTTGGGTAACGCATATTGGAATGTGGGTTTTCTTAGCATTAATGATGTTCCCACTATTAATGGTGATTGCGATTTCCTTCCGTGAAGGTAACTATGCAGCAGGGGATTTGATTCCACGTAATCCTTCACTAGAACACTGGAAACTGGCACTAGGCTTTGATGTGGTACATGCTGATGGCACAGTCACTAAACCGCCTTTCCCAGTCTTGCTATGGCTGTGGAACTCAGTAAAAGTCGCGGGCTTAACCGCAATTGGTATTGTGGTGCTTTCGACTACCTGTGCTTATGCGTTTGCTCGTATGAAGTTTAAAGGTAAAACCGTTATCTTGCGCTCTATGCTGATTTTCCAAATGTTCCCAGCGGTTCTTGCTCTTGTCGCATTGTACGCATTGTTTGATCGTCTAGGGACTTACGTTCCATTCTTAGGCCTCAACACTCACGGCGGTGTGGTGTTTGCTTACATGGGCGGTATTGCACTGCACGTGTGGACGATTAAAGGCTATTTTGAATCGATTGATAACTCACTAGAAGAAGCAGCGGCCCTTGATGGTGCAACCCCTTGGCAAGCATTCCGCTTAGTCTTGTTGCCATTATCTGTGCCAATTCTTGCGGTGGTGTTTATCTTGTCATTTATTGCCGCAGTGACCGAAGTACCAGTCGCATCATTACTGCTGCGTGATGTCGATTCTTACACCTTGGCGGTGGGTATGCAGCAATACTTATACCCACAAAACTATTTATGGGGCGACTTTGCCGCCGCCGCTGTGTTGTCAGCATTACCAATCACCATAGTGTTCTTGCTGGCTCAGAAGTTCTTGGTGGGGGGCTTAACTGCTGGTGGGGTGAA